The DNA segment GTACCACTGCTGCGCACGGTCATTGCAGGCGTACTCGATCCTGCAGCAGTTTCATTCCACGTTCGACGTTCAGCGCGGTGCTGACGCCGGGCAAGGTCATGCCCAGCTCAACGAGGGTGATCGCCACGGCCGGTTGCATGCCGACCAGCACGGTTTCGGCGTCCATGATTTTCGACAGACCGGAAATCGTGCCGATCATGCGCCCGATGAACGAGTCGACCATGTCCAGCGCGGAAATGTCGATCAACACGCCGCGCGCCGAGGTACGACTGATGCGTTCGGACAGATCGTCCTGCAGGGTCAGGGCGAGCTGGTCATGCATGTCGACCTGAATGGTCACCAGCAGCAGATCGCCCATTTGAAGAATCGGAATACGTTCCATCGGTCAGAACGCTTTGCCGAGGGTGATGCCCAGGCGTGTCAGGGCCAGCTTCAATGCATCGGCCAGATTGGCTTTCGTCACCACGCCTTGCAGGTCCAGGCCCAGGTGCACGATGGTTTGTGCGATCTGCGGGCGCACGCCACTGATGATGCAGTCGGCACCCATCAGGCGAATCGCGGTGACGGTTTTCAGCAAGTGCTGGGCGACAAGGGTGTCCACAGTCGGCACGCCGGTGATGTCGATGATGGCGATTTCCGAACCGGTGTCGACGATGCGTTGCAGCAGCGATTCCATCACCACTTGGGTGCGCTGCGAGTCGAGGGTGCCGATCATCGGCAGGGCGAGAACGCCGTCCCACAACTTGACCACCGGGGTCGACAGTTCCAGCAGCTCTTCCTGCTGACGCTTGATCACTGCTTCGCGGGATTTCTGGAAGGTGCCGATGGTGTGCATGCCGACCGTGTCCATCAGTTCGGAAATTTCCAGCAATTGCTCGGCCAGCAGCGCCGGCTGATCCTGATAATGATTTTGCAGCAGGGCGAACAGCGGGCCCTTCAACGCGAAGATGAAGTTGGCGGTTTGCTGGGAATCCTGGCCGAGCAGGGCGCGGCTTTGCGAGAGCCTTTCAAGGAACTGACGGGTGTCTTCCCAGCCGGCGGCGGCGATCTTGCTGCCGTTGCCATTTTCCAGGCCGGCCAGCAGCAGGCCCAGCAAGTCGCGGGTTTGCTGTGCGATGTCATGTTCTTTGAGATTGCGCGTCGCGCCGCTGGCTTCGAGGCGTTTGGTCCATTCGTTCAACAGTTGAGTCTGGTTGTTCTTGATTGCTTCGACTGTGCTGTTCTGCAGGGCTGCCATGTGCGTGTCGCTCCGTTACGTAAGGGGCCGGCGTGGCGAAATGGCCGGCGCGAATTGACTGACATTTGCCGCTTGAAATAGTTGTTCATCCAGCGGTGAATTTTTCTGCCTGCCGCGTCGAACGCCCCGGTAACTCTAGTCGGCGTGGCAGCAGGCAACGATGTTTTGAACGAATCTACGGCGTCAGGCTTCGAATCTGCATGCCCGACGTTTTCCAGTCGTGCTGGAAGAAGGAGGCAGGACTATGAATGAGGTGGATATGAACGAGCAAGCGCCGCAAACGCAAAATCAGTCCGCGGAATCGATCAATCGCAACGACCCGGCCATCGACCCGCAAACACCAGGGCAAAATACCCCCGCGCCGGCTGAAGAAGGACAGGCGGACAGCGCTGCTGCCGAGGTCGATCAGAAGCAGCATCACAACGATAACAGCAACGACTTCAGCCCCGGCTTCAAGCCCGATCCGGACAGACCTGCGCCGGGCGAGAGCACGGATGCCGACATCGACACCGACGGGGGTTGATTGCCGCACCCAAAAAAAAGCCGCATCCATGGACGCGGCTTTTTATCGCCCGGGCGTTTATTTGCTCGGATACTTGGCTTGCAGCTCTTTGGCATGGGTCAGATGCTTCTCCAGCGCAGGGAGCATTTTTTGCGCGAAGGCCTTCAGTTCAGTCGCACCCTTGGCCTTGTCATCGGTCACGGTGTTCGCCTGTTTCTTGAACAGCTCGATGGTTTCCTGGTGCGCCATGACCTGATTGTTGGCATAGGCCGCATCGAAGGATTCGTCGCGCATGTCGAGAATCTTGGCCTTGGCCTGTTTGGTCAGGGTCGTGGTGTCAGGAACCTCGATGTCGTTGGCTTTGGCAATCGCCGCCAGCTCATCGTTGGCCTTGCTGTGATCAGTGATCATCTGGTTGGCGAAGGCTTTGATGTCTGCGGACTGACTTTTTTCCAGGGCCAGGCGACTGGTTTCGATTTCGGCGATGCCACCGGCGGCGGCGTTATCGACAAAGTCATTGTCAGTCGCGGCAAAGGCGCTGCCCATGCCGGCAGACAGTGCAACAGCCAGAGCGAGATGACGCAGGTTGAATCCGTCCATTGGGTATCTCCACGCAGGTTTTTGTGAGCGTTAACCAATGGAGCGAACACACCCGCCAAAGGTTTTATCGCATTTACGACAGGGCGACGAACGGCAACCGCTGGTCTGACAGGGTGTCGACAGACGCCTGCGGGTGAGGCCATGCTGATAACGAACCAGCGCATCGGTCGCGTTGGTTGTCGATCAATTGATGGAGGTGTTTCATGCCGGTTTCACATGATCTGTATCAGGACCTGGGTTGCAAGAAGGAAGAGATCGAGCAAAAACGCTCCGAGGATCCGAAGCTGGATTCGCTGCTCAACAAGTATTTCGATGTCGATAAAGCGGTCGTCGAGGCCGAGAACGCCCAGTCCGACGCCCCCACTGACGACGAGCTGAAAAAGCTCAAAGAGAAGCGTGTGATCGTCAAGGAACAGATCGTCGCCCAATTGGCCGGGCAACCGCTGGCGGGCCAATAAGTCGCCGACCGGCGGTCACTGACTGACCGGAACGACCCTCGGTAATGGCACCTCGAATATTCAGAGTCCTCCAAACCCGACTCTTGGCGAGGTGCCTTATGAACGACCCCAAATTTCCCAGTGAGGAGCAGGGCGGATTCGACCCGATTCCAACCCGTCCCGAACCGAACAGCCCGACGCATAACACCGCGCGTCCCGAGCAACCCGTGGAAGAATTGCCCGAGGATGAAGATCCCGAGAAGTTCGACAGATCCAGCAACTGACAACCGCTATCGCCAGCAGGCTGGCTCCCACAGTGGAATGTGTTGCCAACAGATTCTGTGGCCGACAAAGAACCTTGTGGAAGCCAGCCTGCTAGCGATGATGCAGCAGGCTGTCTCCCACAGGTTTTGTGCAGATTGCAGGATGTGTGATCAACACAGTCCCCTGTGGGAGCTAGCCTGCTAGCGATAGCGCCAGTCCGTTCAACATGGACCCAGAGGGCTCACTTCAGAGCCGCACCCAACGGCATCCGCGCCATATGCCGCGCCTTCAAAGAGCCGAAATACAACCACTCCCCATACTCGCGCACCGTGGTAATCGGCGAATAATTACCGCTGCTCGCATCCTGCAGATTGGCGATCACCTTGCCCTGCAGATCCAGCCCCAGCACAAAGCCGCGTTTCTCCACCGGTTTGGGCAGCACGGTCAGCGCCCGAACGATCATCTTGCGCACGAACGGATGCTCGGCGGTGCCATCGAGCAAGGCATTGCGCGGCGCATACAAGGCCACCCAGAAACGATTGCTGCCATTGAACGCGAGGTTATCCGGTAGCCCCGGCAAGTTGTCGATGAATACATCATGGGAGCCGGCTTGCGGTCCGCTTAGCCAATAGCGGCTGATGCGGTAGGCGCCGGTTTCGTTGACCAGCACATAGGCGTCATCCGGGCCGAGAGTCACGCCATTGGCGAACTGCAATTTGTCCAGCAACACGCTGGTCTTGCCGGTCTGAAAGTCGTAGCGCAGCAAGCGCCCGTCAGCGCCGTGCTCAATGATCGCCTCGCCGTCGTGGCCATAGCCCCAGCGGCTGGAAGCGTCGCTGAAGTAGGCGTAATGCCCGGATTTGTCGATCGCCACGTCGTCTGTGAAACCGAAGACCAGACCGTTGGCCTCGGTGCTCAATGGAATCAAGCGACCTCGCGCGTCGAGCGACAGCAACCCTTTGACCGCATCGGCGATCACCAGCAAACCGTTGGGATGCCGCGCCAGGCCCAGCGGACGTCCACCGGTGTCAGCCAGCACTTTGCGCTCCTGGCCGTCGAGGCTGGTGCGGATCAGTCGGCCGTCATGCAGGCCGGTGATGAGGTAATCGTCTTCCAGCAGTAATGCTTCCGGCCCTTCGATATCGCTCGGGCCGACCTTTACCGCGCTTTTGAGTTTCTGGTTGTCGGCGTAGATGCCTTCTTTCAGCGACGGTGCTGGCGGTGGGGTCCAGGCCAGTGGTTCGACGCGGGTCGGCATCAACAACAGAAAACCGATAACGATGACAACCAGCAATAACAATCCATGTCGTAGCTTCACGCGTGCGTCCTCGCTGAGGCCAGGTACTGTGTGGCCATGTCGCGCAACGCCAGCAATGACGCGGCGGACTCGCGCTCGATACGCCGCTTGAGCAGCAAGCGATTGGCGATGCGCAGGGCGAAACCGTCGAAACGATAATCCAGCGTACGCAGGAATCGCGTCGCGCCAGCCTCGGCGCTGCATTCATAGGTGAGGTGCAACGACAAGCCCTGATCACCCTGCGCCCGCGCGCACCAGCGGCGGCCCGGCAGGTACTCGGTGACTTCCCAGCGCAAATGGCCGCTGCGCCCGCCGGCGTTGATGTCTTCCTCGAAACGCGAACCGGCATGCAGCGGCCCTTGTGCGCCGTCGATTTTCAGTGACGAGGGATGCCACTCCGGCCAGCGACTGACGCTGGCGGCATAGGCGAGGACGGCAACAGGGTCGCCAGCAATATCGATCTGGTGCTGCATGCGGGTCATGGGCAGTCTCGAATGGCTCGGAAGGGGGGCTTCAGGTTCGCGATAAAGCGTGCCGAACAGGTAATCCATCAGCGGCACAACGATGTTGAAATTGCTTGCTTGCATGTGCTCGCGACGGTGATGCAGTTCATGCAGGCGGCGCATCTGGCGAATCCACGGCAGGCGCGCCAGTGGATGATGTGACGGCAGATGTTCGCAGGCGTGAAAAACCTCATACATCAAATAGCCGAGCACCATGCAGCCGCCGAACAGCCCGGCGACGTTGGCGTTGGTCTGTGCCAGCAACCACCACAGCGGGAGGGTGATCAGCAGCGTATGGATCACGACCAGCCACGCCGGAAACAGAATCACCCGCCAGTCGCGCGCGCTGTCGTAGCTCATGTGGCCAGGGGTGAAAAACCTGTGGTGATCGCCCGCATGGCGCGCATAGAACATCTTCGCCCAGGTCTTTTTGTGGTGGCCAAGATGACGATGAACCATGTACACACCGAAGTTGAACAACAGCAGAGTCACCGGCACCGTCAGCCATTCCAGCGGGCTGACCTGCTGCACGCCGCTCCAGAACCCGGCAATCGCCAGCACACCAAACACCAGCACAAACCCACCATGCAGCCACGGGTTGTAGCGCGGATGAACGGCCGCACGGTAGCGCTCGCGGAACATCTCGGTGGTCTGCCTCACTGCCTCACCTGCGGGTATCGTTGTGATACCCGGCAGAGTAGCCGATCCGGCCATTCGTGCAGGCTCGACCTTGATGGCAGTTGCGCCATCATCCGGTGTAAAGCGTCGGCGTCAGCTCAACGGATTCCAGCGCTGCGACCAGTCGTCATCGGTGCGGATCACTTCGCGCAGCAGGTCGAAGGCTTGCTGCAGGGTTGCCGAGTCACGGTCGCGTGAGTAGACGAGGTAGGTCGGGTAGCCGAATTCCGGGGCTTTGGTCACTGCCTCCAGCGCACCGGTTTCCAGATAGGTGCGCACCACACGGGTCCGGAAATAGCCGCTGCCGCCGTGTTCGAGGATGTATTGAAGGGCCAGCGGGCCGAGATTGAAGCTCAGCGGCGCCTTGGCTTTTTCCGGCAGCGCGGCGTCGTGCTGGCGGCGGAAGTCCGGGCCCCAGTCGATGTACACGTAGGGATCCGGACGATCGGGCGCGCGCACCAGAATCAGTTTTTCTTCCAGCACTTGCTCGACCTGCAAGCCCGGCCAGTATTCCGGTTGATAGACCAGGGCTGCGTCGAGCACGCCAAGTTCGAGCTGGCGCAGCAGGTTTTCACCGTCGCGGATTTCCATGCGCAGGGCGTGACCGGGGATCTTCTCGCGCAGTTCCGCCGCCCAACTGAGCATCAACGGGTTGCACAGGCTGACTTCGCCGCCGATGTGCAGCACGTTGTGATAGCCCTCGGGCAGCGGCAGGTCGCGGCGTGCGGCTTCCCAGGTTTGCACCAGTTGATTGGCATAGACCACGAAGGCCTCGCCGTTGGGCGTCAGCTTCGCCCCGGCGCGGTTACGCACGAACAGCGTGCTGCCGAGCTGGCTTTCCAGCTTCTGCACCCGCGCGGTGATTGCCGTCTGCGTGACAAACAGCTTCTGCGCCGCCGCGGCGAGGCTGCCATGGCGGACAATTTCCAGAAAGGTGCGAGCGAGATCGATGTCCATGGGTGGGCCGGTGTTTTCAGATGGCGCATTGTACGGACAAAAAAGCCCTCACCCTAACCCTCTCCGGAGGGAGAGGGGACTGACAGTTCCCTCTCCTGTGGGAGAGGGCCAGGGTGAGGGCAAATGCAGTCACCGCCGAGCATGGCGTTTCGTTCAGGTCCTACGGAAACGGGCCTGTTTCCAGCAGATGAGGGGATATTTCTGACGACTTTTTCAGGTTGGTTGTCGGACGCCTGGCCTATAGCATCAGTCCCGACATTGAAGTCACCGAGCGCACGATCGCTCGGAACCCAGACAAAGGACGGCACTATGCGAATTCCGCTGCTTGAAAGCCACACACCTGCTTACTCCCCTCGCCATTACTGGCGCGACGATCGCGCCAGATGCCCCTCGGAGGACGTCGCCATGCCCGCCGCCAAAGCGCCCCGGCTTACGGGTTTGAAGAAGCTCGAAGGCAAGCCCGTCGAGTTGTTGCTGCGAGGGCAGGACACAGGCGATGACCCCATGCTGATTCTGCGGTGCACGACCGAAGGGTTTGAACTGCACGATGTCATTAACATGCTCGCCTCCAGCGAGCTGTATCAGCGTGGCGATCTGGTCAAACGCATCACTGGAAGGTCGGTCAGGACCGTGCGGCGCCTGCTCAAAGAGGGAACGTCGGTGCGCCTGGACACGCCGCAGAGCATCATCGCGTACCAATACGCCGCTGCGCTGGAATTGGCCACCGAAGTGTTCGCACGCCAGGCCAAGGCCGAGTCGTGGCTGCAACAATCTGCCACTTATTTCTACGGGCATGTTCCGCTCGATCTGGTCGGACACGCATTGGGGTTCAGGATGGTCGAGGAGTATCTGAACCAGATCAAATACGGGGTTTATCAATGAATCCCTTGCCCTGGGATGAACGCTGGTACGCCTGGCGACTGGACCGCGAGATGTACAGCGATACGTGGGATCGCGGCCTGGGTTCGAATCGCCGTGGCGGCCGCTGGAATACACCCGGGCGACGCGTGGTTTATGCGTCAGTCGACCCCTCCACGGCGATCCTCGAAGTGGCCGCCCATGGCGGGTTCGATGCACTGGACGAGGAGCCTCATGTGTTGACCTGTTTTGAGGTCATCCACGAAGCCAGCGTCAGAATCGTGCAACCGGAAGAAGTGCCCAATCCGCATTGGCTGCACCCGATGAAAACCTCGCCCAATCAGCGCCGATTCGCCGACGCCTTGTTGGCCGAGCACCCGTTCGTACTGGTGCCCTCGGTGGCAACTCGCCATTCCTGGAATTTGCTGGTGAGCTGCGATCTGGCGGAGGGGCAATTCAGGATGATTTCGCAGGAACGGTTTGGTCTGGATACGCGGTTGTTGAAGGATTTGGCGGCAAGCTGACCAGACGCTCAACTGTCAGACACAAGCCGGGCGCTGAAACGACAAATCCCGCCACAAGGACGGGATTTGCAGAAAACCAAGCGGCTTCTTACGCAGGGAACAGTTCGGACAGTTTCATCGACAGCATCATGTCGCCTTCAACGCGCAGCTTGCCGCCCATGAAGGCTTGCATGCCGTCGGTTTCGCCGCTGACGATGTCTTTCAGGGTCTGGCTGTCGAGTACCAGCGTGCAGTTGGCATCCGGGTTTTCGCCTTCCTGAATGTCGCAAGTACCGTCCTTGACGATCAGTGCGTACTGCTTGTCTTCGTCGGTGATGTTGAAACCGAAGACCAGATCCAGACCGGCAGCGGCGGCTGGGTTGAACTTGGCTTGCATTGCTTTTACGGCATCAGCTACGGAGGTCATGGTTCGATCCTTTGTTAGGTAATGGTGCTGGTGTTACAGCAAGGGTCACAGTTGTCCGGTACTCAGCGGAAAGTGATGAGTTCCGGTGCCTTCAGCAGTTGCAGATGTGCATGACTGTTGAAGGAAGCCAGGGCCACCTCACGACCGCGGAATTTCAGCTGGTTGAGCGAGGTGTTGACGATTTGCCAGTTCAGTTCAAAGGCCTGTTTCGCAGGCATTTGCGTAATGAGGTGGAGCAGGGCAGTAATGGTGCCGCCGGAAGTGAACACGGCGATGGTCTGGTGCTTTTGAGCCAGATCGAGAATCCGGTGGAGCCCGGCGCGTACGCGTTCGACGAAGCCCTGCCAGCTTTCAAGGCCAGGGGTGTCGTAGGTGCCGGCCAGCCAGCGCTCGATGATCAGGGCGAAAATACGCTGGAACTCGCCACGGTTTTGCGCGGCGTTGCGCAGGATGTCGAGCGCTTCGGGTTCTTCCGGCAACATCGCCGGGAGCAGGGCGCGGATCACCGCGTCGGCATCGAATTCGTTGAACGCGGAGTCGGTTTCGAGGATCGGCACCGACAGGCCTTTGGCGCTGAATTGCTCCAGTGCACTAGTGGCGGTGTGTTGCTGGCGACGCAGGTCACCGGCGAGGCAGCGATCGAAGCGAATGCCCAGTTCAGCGAGATGCTGACCGAGGATTTCAGCCTGGCGCACGCCGGTCGGCGACAGCACGTCATAGTCGTCTGCACCGAAGGAGGCCTGGCCATGTCGAATCAAGTAGATGCTGCCCACGTCCGCGTCTTCCCGGTACGTTGAAGGTTTGGCGAGGTTATGGGGATGGCGGTTAGCTGTCAATGAAAAAACATACGCTTGTTTGAAATGCCCGTTACAGGGGTGTTGCCGAAGGTTTCACGACTGGTCGACAAGGCGGCGCATGGGTATGCTGGGGCCATCCCGCGTGTGCCGTAAAACCACGCACTGTTCTAAGGAGTCTCTGTGGAGTTTTTCACCGAATACGCCAGCTTCCTGGCCAAGACTGTCACGCTGGTGATCGCCATTCTGGTGGTGCTGGCCAGTTTTGCTGCATTGCGCAGCAAGGGCCGGCGCAAGTCGGCGGGGCAATTGCAGGTCAGCAAGCTCAACGATTTCTATAAAGGTCTGCGTGAGCGTCTGGAGCAGACGCTGCTCGACAAGGATCAGTTCAAGGCGCTGCGCAAGAGCGAGGCGAAATCCGAGAAAGGCGAGAAGAAACAAAAGAACAAACCCGAGAAAAAATCGCGGGTGTTCGTGCTGGATTTCGATGGCGACATCAAGGCCTCGGCCACCGAAAGCCTGCGCCACGAGATTACCGCGTTGCTGACCCTTGCCACGCCCAAGGATGAAGTCGTGCTGCGCCTGGAAAGTGGCGGCGGCATGGTGCACAGCTACGGTCTGGCCTCCTCGCAACTGGCGCGTATCCGTGAGGCCGGCGTGCCGTTGACCGTGTGCATCGACAAGGTCGCGGCCAGCGGCGGCTACATGATGGCCTGCATCGGCGAGAAGATCATCAGCGCGCCGTTCGCGATTCTCGGCTCGATCGGGGTGGTTGCGCAGTTGCCCAACGTCAATCGCCTGCTCAAGAAGCACGATATCGACTTCGAAGTGCTGACTGCCGGTGAGTACAAGCGCACCCTGACCGTGTTTGGCGAAAACACCGAAAAGGGCCGGGAGAAGTTTCAGGAAGACCTGGATATCACCCATCAATTGTTCAAGAACTTCGTCGCCCGCTATCGCCCACAACTGGCGATCGATGACGTGGCAACCGGTGAAGTCTGGCTCGGCATCGCGGCACTGGACAAGCAACTGGTCGATGAACTGAAGACCAGCGACGAATACCTGGCAGACCGAGCGAAAAAAGCCGAGGTCTATCACCTGCACTACGCCGAGCGTAAAAGCCTGCAGGAGCGTATCGGTATGGCCGCGAGCGGTTCAGTCGATCGCGTGCTGTTGAGCTGGTGGAGCCGCCTCACGCAGCAACGTTTCTGGTAATCCAGCAGGCATAAAAAAACGCCGGTCACATGACCGGCGTTTTTATGTCCGCAGCAAAACCCCTGAGGCTTAACGGCGACGGAACAGCGGCAGCGGTTCGTCAGTCGCGGCCTGGTAGGTCACCGAGAAGTCCTTGAGACCTTCCAGCGCTTCGTACGGATCTTTGTCGGCGCGAATGGCAAAGGCGTCGAAACCGCAGCGATGCATGTAGAACAGTTGATCGCGCAGCACGTCGCCAATCGCACGCAATTCACCTTTGAAACCATAGCGATCCCGCAGCAGACGCGCATTGGAATAGCTGCGGCCGTCGGTGAAAGCCGGGAAGTTCAGGGCAATCACCTGGAATTCATTGACCACTTCACCGATCTCTTCGGCTTCTTCGTCGGCGTCCAGCCAGACGCCCAGACCGCCGTCGCGAGCCTTGAGCATGCGGCTGTGCTCGCGCCACAGTTGCAGTGGAACGATCAGATCGTCGCAATTGCTGATCTCGTCGATGTTGAAATCCTTGGGCAGCAGGTGCCAGGTTTCGTCGACGACTTCGTTGTTCTTAATGATTCGCTGCATAGACGCGTTCCTTGAAGAGGTCGATGCCAATACGCTGATAGGTGTCGATAAAGCGCTCGTCTTCGGTGCGTTGTTCAAC comes from the Pseudomonas granadensis genome and includes:
- a CDS encoding STAS domain-containing protein: MERIPILQMGDLLLVTIQVDMHDQLALTLQDDLSERISRTSARGVLIDISALDMVDSFIGRMIGTISGLSKIMDAETVLVGMQPAVAITLVELGMTLPGVSTALNVERGMKLLQDRVRLQ
- a CDS encoding STAS domain-containing protein, whose product is MAALQNSTVEAIKNNQTQLLNEWTKRLEASGATRNLKEHDIAQQTRDLLGLLLAGLENGNGSKIAAAGWEDTRQFLERLSQSRALLGQDSQQTANFIFALKGPLFALLQNHYQDQPALLAEQLLEISELMDTVGMHTIGTFQKSREAVIKRQQEELLELSTPVVKLWDGVLALPMIGTLDSQRTQVVMESLLQRIVDTGSEIAIIDITGVPTVDTLVAQHLLKTVTAIRLMGADCIISGVRPQIAQTIVHLGLDLQGVVTKANLADALKLALTRLGITLGKAF
- a CDS encoding DUF4142 domain-containing protein, translating into MDGFNLRHLALAVALSAGMGSAFAATDNDFVDNAAAGGIAEIETSRLALEKSQSADIKAFANQMITDHSKANDELAAIAKANDIEVPDTTTLTKQAKAKILDMRDESFDAAYANNQVMAHQETIELFKKQANTVTDDKAKGATELKAFAQKMLPALEKHLTHAKELQAKYPSK
- a CDS encoding DUF465 domain-containing protein, with the translated sequence MPVSHDLYQDLGCKKEEIEQKRSEDPKLDSLLNKYFDVDKAVVEAENAQSDAPTDDELKKLKEKRVIVKEQIVAQLAGQPLAGQ
- a CDS encoding SMP-30/gluconolactonase/LRE family protein yields the protein MPTRVEPLAWTPPPAPSLKEGIYADNQKLKSAVKVGPSDIEGPEALLLEDDYLITGLHDGRLIRTSLDGQERKVLADTGGRPLGLARHPNGLLVIADAVKGLLSLDARGRLIPLSTEANGLVFGFTDDVAIDKSGHYAYFSDASSRWGYGHDGEAIIEHGADGRLLRYDFQTGKTSVLLDKLQFANGVTLGPDDAYVLVNETGAYRISRYWLSGPQAGSHDVFIDNLPGLPDNLAFNGSNRFWVALYAPRNALLDGTAEHPFVRKMIVRALTVLPKPVEKRGFVLGLDLQGKVIANLQDASSGNYSPITTVREYGEWLYFGSLKARHMARMPLGAALK
- a CDS encoding SRPBCC family protein, with protein sequence MRQTTEMFRERYRAAVHPRYNPWLHGGFVLVFGVLAIAGFWSGVQQVSPLEWLTVPVTLLLFNFGVYMVHRHLGHHKKTWAKMFYARHAGDHHRFFTPGHMSYDSARDWRVILFPAWLVVIHTLLITLPLWWLLAQTNANVAGLFGGCMVLGYLMYEVFHACEHLPSHHPLARLPWIRQMRRLHELHHRREHMQASNFNIVVPLMDYLFGTLYREPEAPLPSHSRLPMTRMQHQIDIAGDPVAVLAYAASVSRWPEWHPSSLKIDGAQGPLHAGSRFEEDINAGGRSGHLRWEVTEYLPGRRWCARAQGDQGLSLHLTYECSAEAGATRFLRTLDYRFDGFALRIANRLLLKRRIERESAASLLALRDMATQYLASARTHA
- a CDS encoding LysR family transcriptional regulator, which gives rise to MDIDLARTFLEIVRHGSLAAAAQKLFVTQTAITARVQKLESQLGSTLFVRNRAGAKLTPNGEAFVVYANQLVQTWEAARRDLPLPEGYHNVLHIGGEVSLCNPLMLSWAAELREKIPGHALRMEIRDGENLLRQLELGVLDAALVYQPEYWPGLQVEQVLEEKLILVRAPDRPDPYVYIDWGPDFRRQHDAALPEKAKAPLSFNLGPLALQYILEHGGSGYFRTRVVRTYLETGALEAVTKAPEFGYPTYLVYSRDRDSATLQQAFDLLREVIRTDDDWSQRWNPLS
- a CDS encoding antitoxin Xre/MbcA/ParS toxin-binding domain-containing protein, which encodes MPAAKAPRLTGLKKLEGKPVELLLRGQDTGDDPMLILRCTTEGFELHDVINMLASSELYQRGDLVKRITGRSVRTVRRLLKEGTSVRLDTPQSIIAYQYAAALELATEVFARQAKAESWLQQSATYFYGHVPLDLVGHALGFRMVEEYLNQIKYGVYQ
- a CDS encoding RES family NAD+ phosphorylase encodes the protein MNPLPWDERWYAWRLDREMYSDTWDRGLGSNRRGGRWNTPGRRVVYASVDPSTAILEVAAHGGFDALDEEPHVLTCFEVIHEASVRIVQPEEVPNPHWLHPMKTSPNQRRFADALLAEHPFVLVPSVATRHSWNLLVSCDLAEGQFRMISQERFGLDTRLLKDLAAS
- a CDS encoding SCP2 sterol-binding domain-containing protein; translated protein: MTSVADAVKAMQAKFNPAAAAGLDLVFGFNITDEDKQYALIVKDGTCDIQEGENPDANCTLVLDSQTLKDIVSGETDGMQAFMGGKLRVEGDMMLSMKLSELFPA
- a CDS encoding histidine phosphatase family protein, with product MGSIYLIRHGQASFGADDYDVLSPTGVRQAEILGQHLAELGIRFDRCLAGDLRRQQHTATSALEQFSAKGLSVPILETDSAFNEFDADAVIRALLPAMLPEEPEALDILRNAAQNRGEFQRIFALIIERWLAGTYDTPGLESWQGFVERVRAGLHRILDLAQKHQTIAVFTSGGTITALLHLITQMPAKQAFELNWQIVNTSLNQLKFRGREVALASFNSHAHLQLLKAPELITFR
- the sohB gene encoding protease SohB translates to MEFFTEYASFLAKTVTLVIAILVVLASFAALRSKGRRKSAGQLQVSKLNDFYKGLRERLEQTLLDKDQFKALRKSEAKSEKGEKKQKNKPEKKSRVFVLDFDGDIKASATESLRHEITALLTLATPKDEVVLRLESGGGMVHSYGLASSQLARIREAGVPLTVCIDKVAASGGYMMACIGEKIISAPFAILGSIGVVAQLPNVNRLLKKHDIDFEVLTAGEYKRTLTVFGENTEKGREKFQEDLDITHQLFKNFVARYRPQLAIDDVATGEVWLGIAALDKQLVDELKTSDEYLADRAKKAEVYHLHYAERKSLQERIGMAASGSVDRVLLSWWSRLTQQRFW
- a CDS encoding DUF934 domain-containing protein produces the protein MQRIIKNNEVVDETWHLLPKDFNIDEISNCDDLIVPLQLWREHSRMLKARDGGLGVWLDADEEAEEIGEVVNEFQVIALNFPAFTDGRSYSNARLLRDRYGFKGELRAIGDVLRDQLFYMHRCGFDAFAIRADKDPYEALEGLKDFSVTYQAATDEPLPLFRRR